The following proteins come from a genomic window of Microtus ochrogaster isolate Prairie Vole_2 chromosome 7, MicOch1.0, whole genome shotgun sequence:
- the Slc16a11 gene encoding monocarboxylate transporter 11 isoform X2, producing the protein MTPKPAGPPDGGWGWVVAAAAFAVNGLSYGLLRSLGLVLPDLAEHFERSAQDTAWVSALALAVQQAASPVGSALSTRWGARPVVMVGGVLTSLGLVFSAFARSLLHLYLGLGLLAGSGWALVFAPSLGTLSRYFSRRRVLAVGLALTGNGASSLLLAPALQFLLDTFGWRGALLLLGAVTLHLTPCGALLRPLALSGDPLAPPRTPLAALGLGLFRRRAFTIFALGTALIGAGYFVPYVHLGPHALDQGMGGYGAALVVAVAAVGDACARLVSGWLADQGWVPLPRLLVVFGSLTGLGVLAVGLVPTGETEEGWGAPLLAAAGAYGLSAGSYAPLVFGVLPGLVGIGRVVQATGLVMMLMSLGGLLGPPLSGFLRDKTGDFSASFLVCSSFILSGSFIYMGLPRALPTCRPVSPPPTPPPERGELLPVPQASLLSAGGADPTRETTC; encoded by the exons ATGACCCCCAAGCCGGCCGGACCCCCGGAcgggggctggggctgggtggtggcggccgCAGCATTCGCCGTGAACGGGCTCTCCTACGGGCTCTTACGCTCCCTGGGCCTTGTCCTCCCCGACCTCGCGGAGCACTTTGAACGAAGCGCCCAGGACACTGCGTGGGTCAGCGCCCTGGCCTTGGCCGTGCAGCAGGCAGCCA GCCCAGTGGGCAGCGCCCTGAGCACTCGCTGGGGGGCACGCCCCGTGGTGATGGTTGGGGGCGTCCTAACCTCGCTTGGCTTGGTCTTCTCGGCTTTCGCCCGAAGCCTCCTACATCTCTACCTCGGCCTGGGCCTCCTCGCTG GTTCCGGCTGGGCCCTGGTGTTCGCCCCTTCCCTGGGTACCCTCTCTCGGTACTTCTCCCGCCGTCGGGTGTTGGCGGTAGGGTTGGCGCTCACCGGTAATGGGGCATCCTCGCTGCTCCTAGCACCTGCCTTGCAGTTCCTCCTTGATACTTTCGGCTGGCGGGGTGCCTTGCTCCTCCTTGGCGCTGTCACCCTCCACCTCACACCCTGTGGCGCCTTGCTACGACCCTTGGCTCTTTCTGGTGACCCCTTAGCCCCACCTCGAACTCCCTTAGCTGCCCTTGGCCTAGGTCTCTTCAGGCGCCGAGCCTTTACAATCTTTGCTTTGGGCACCGCCTTGATTGGGGCGGGATACTTCGTCCCCTACGTGCACTTGGGTCCGCATGCTTTAGATCAGGGTATGGGGGGTTACGGGGCAGCGTTGGTGGTGGCTGTTGCCGCAGTGGGAGATGCGTGTGCCCGACTGGTCAGCGGATGGCTTGCAGACCAGGGCTGGGTGCCCCTTCCGCGCCTTCTGGTTGTGTTTGGGTCTCTGACTGGGTTAGGGGTACTGGCAGTGGGACTAGTGcccactggggagacagaggagggttGGGGGGCTCCCCTGCTAGCCGCGGCTGGGGCCTACGGCCTGAGCGCCGGGAGTTATGCCCCACTGGTTTTCGGTGTGCTCCCGGGGCTGGTGGGCATTGGACGTGTGGTACAGGCTACAGGGCTGGTGATGATGCTGATGAGCCTCGGGGGACTCCTGGGCCCTCCCTTGTCAG GTTTCCTAAGGGATAAGACAGGAGACTTCAGTGCCTCTTTCCTGGTGTGCAGCTCTTTCATCCTCTCTGGCAGCTTCATCTACATGGGGCTGCCCAGAGCCCTCCCAACCTGCCGTCCAGTCTCACCTCCACCTACCCCTCCCCCTGAGAGAGGGGAGCTGCTCCCAGTTCCACAGGCCTCCCTGCTCTCGGCAGGGGGCGCTGATCCCACCCGGGAAACCACTTGTTGA